One genomic window of Halolamina sediminis includes the following:
- a CDS encoding NUDIX domain-containing protein: MDRSDPRTTYDDLYETEQVHEVEPERFDELVDGEPFSTGWVTVASVLDGEGRVLLIYDADDESWMLPGGTLQPGESLTESVVREVEEEAGVEIVPQRPHSAIESVCSDGERSAAFTVVGFEATPLSTTVGSDLGVDDESITDATWFAELPEPLFARDHAEALFERARSRL, translated from the coding sequence GTGGACCGAAGCGACCCGCGAACGACCTACGACGACCTCTACGAGACCGAGCAGGTCCACGAGGTCGAGCCCGAACGGTTCGACGAGCTGGTCGACGGAGAGCCGTTCAGCACCGGCTGGGTCACGGTCGCGTCCGTGCTCGACGGCGAGGGGCGGGTCCTGTTGATCTACGACGCCGACGACGAGTCGTGGATGCTCCCGGGCGGGACGCTCCAGCCCGGCGAGTCGCTGACCGAGAGCGTCGTCCGCGAGGTCGAGGAGGAGGCCGGCGTCGAGATCGTCCCGCAGCGGCCACACAGCGCGATCGAGTCGGTCTGTAGCGACGGCGAGCGCTCGGCGGCGTTCACCGTCGTGGGCTTCGAGGCGACGCCCCTGAGTACGACCGTCGGGAGCGATCTCGGCGTCGACGACGAGTCGATCACCGACGCCACGTGGTTCGCCGAGCTCCCGGAGCCGCTGTTCGCCCGCGATCACGCGGAAGCGCTGTTCGAGCGGGCACGAAGCCGGCTCTGA
- a CDS encoding MATE family efflux transporter, translated as MSLRDQLAGVRRLFERAFNQEELDLTEGGIAKPLFILAIPIVITNLFQTAYNLADTFWVGRYSTEALAAISFAFPMVFLLISLGMGLSVAGSVLIAQNIGAGDERQADYAASQTVSFAVVVSIVLGIIGYFAVDTLVEIYGASPDVKPLAVNYMEVISLGLLFMFGFFVFISLMRGAGDTVTPMLVMALSVIVNIVLDPFLIFGFQENPLFAIVGMPGLQEQLFAMTGYTGDGLRGAAIATIFSRALAFVIGLGIMFRGNQGVQIRLGDMAPDLEFARRILQIGVPASVEGVGRALSVNLLLIVVGLFATPVVSAYGIGTRVLSVVFMPAIAMARGVETMSGQNIGADKPDRAAATAAFASKASFLILSAVGVVAFVWAEPIVSIFVGADQPDAPQVIEVGAQFMRFVAPTFGFMGIMRAYNGSFRGAGKTATAAVISVGTLMVFRLPIAWLGSQTFNLGPDGLWLSFALSNAFGAALAYLWYQRGTWRSVDVDRTRGAAPSDD; from the coding sequence GTGAGCCTCCGCGATCAGCTCGCGGGCGTCCGGCGGCTGTTCGAGCGAGCGTTCAATCAGGAGGAGCTGGACCTAACCGAGGGCGGCATCGCCAAGCCGCTGTTCATCCTCGCGATCCCGATCGTCATCACGAACCTGTTCCAGACCGCCTACAACCTCGCGGACACGTTCTGGGTCGGGCGGTACAGCACCGAGGCGCTGGCGGCGATCAGCTTCGCGTTCCCGATGGTGTTCCTGCTGATCTCGCTGGGGATGGGGCTCTCGGTCGCGGGCAGCGTGTTGATCGCCCAGAACATCGGCGCCGGCGACGAGCGACAGGCCGACTACGCCGCATCCCAAACGGTCTCGTTCGCGGTCGTCGTCTCGATCGTGCTGGGCATCATCGGATACTTCGCCGTCGATACGCTGGTGGAGATCTACGGCGCCTCGCCCGACGTGAAGCCGCTGGCGGTCAACTACATGGAGGTGATCTCGCTTGGCCTGCTGTTCATGTTCGGTTTCTTCGTGTTCATCTCCCTGATGCGCGGGGCCGGCGACACGGTGACGCCGATGCTGGTGATGGCGCTCTCCGTGATCGTCAACATCGTGCTCGACCCGTTCCTCATCTTCGGGTTCCAGGAGAACCCGCTGTTCGCGATCGTCGGGATGCCCGGGCTGCAGGAGCAGCTGTTCGCGATGACGGGCTATACGGGCGACGGGCTGCGTGGCGCCGCCATCGCGACCATCTTCTCCCGGGCGCTGGCGTTCGTAATCGGGCTGGGGATCATGTTCCGCGGGAACCAGGGCGTCCAGATCCGGCTCGGCGATATGGCGCCGGACCTCGAGTTCGCGCGGCGCATCCTCCAGATCGGCGTGCCCGCCTCCGTCGAGGGTGTGGGCCGGGCGCTCTCGGTGAACCTCCTGCTGATCGTCGTCGGACTGTTCGCGACGCCGGTCGTGTCGGCGTACGGGATCGGCACCAGGGTGCTCTCGGTCGTGTTCATGCCCGCGATCGCGATGGCCCGCGGGGTGGAGACGATGAGCGGCCAGAACATCGGCGCGGACAAGCCCGACCGCGCCGCGGCGACCGCCGCGTTCGCGTCGAAGGCGTCGTTCCTGATTCTCTCGGCGGTGGGCGTGGTCGCGTTCGTCTGGGCCGAGCCGATCGTCTCGATCTTCGTCGGCGCCGACCAGCCCGATGCGCCGCAGGTGATCGAGGTCGGGGCGCAGTTCATGCGCTTCGTCGCGCCGACGTTTGGCTTCATGGGGATCATGCGCGCCTACAACGGCAGCTTCCGCGGGGCAGGGAAGACCGCGACCGCGGCGGTGATCTCGGTGGGGACGCTGATGGTGTTCCGGCTGCCGATCGCGTGGCTGGGCTCCCAGACGTTCAACCTCGGCCCGGACGGGCTGTGGCTCTCCTTCGCGCTCTCGAACGCGTTCGGCGCGGCGCTGGCGTACCTCTGGTACCAGCGCGGCACGTGGCGGAGCGTGGACGTCGACCGGACCCGCGGGGCAGCGCCCAGTGACGACTGA
- a CDS encoding O-acetylhomoserine aminocarboxypropyltransferase/cysteine synthase family protein: MTRGFRSRSLHGGHEPDADGGSFAPPIHQTTSYRLGSADRAADLYALEAEGDVYSRISNPTVRALEHRLASLSGGVGAVATNAGMAAVDALTTVLAKSGENVVTAGDLYGGTTAYFAHTATRRGIEIRTVDTLDYDGYADAIDEDTAYVHVETMANPSLVTPDFERLATIAHEHATPLVVDNTFASPALCRPIEHGADAVWESTTKWIHGSGTTVGGVVVDGGTFPWDHPDADYDELSGVNPAFGVDFAERFGEEALTHALRQRGLRPLGAQQTPFDAWATLQGLETLDLRMDRHCENAGIVAEHLQDHPDVAWVTYPGLDDHPTHDNAARYLEGFGGMVAFGLEDGFSAGKQFCEEVELASFVANVGDARTLVIHPASTTHAQLSEDEQRAAGVSPDLIRLSVGLEEPEDIVDDIDAAIDRST, encoded by the coding sequence ATGACTCGCGGGTTCCGGAGCCGAAGCCTCCACGGCGGCCACGAGCCGGACGCCGACGGGGGGTCGTTCGCACCACCGATCCACCAGACGACGTCGTATCGACTGGGCAGCGCCGACCGCGCCGCCGACCTCTACGCGCTGGAGGCCGAGGGCGACGTCTACAGCCGCATCTCGAATCCGACCGTCCGCGCGCTGGAGCACCGGCTGGCGTCGCTCTCCGGCGGAGTCGGGGCCGTCGCGACCAACGCCGGGATGGCCGCCGTCGACGCGCTGACGACCGTACTCGCGAAGTCGGGCGAGAACGTCGTCACCGCGGGCGACCTCTACGGCGGCACGACTGCTTACTTCGCCCACACCGCGACCCGTCGGGGGATCGAGATCAGGACCGTCGACACACTCGACTACGACGGTTACGCCGACGCGATCGACGAGGACACCGCCTACGTCCACGTCGAGACGATGGCTAACCCCTCGCTGGTGACCCCCGACTTCGAACGCCTCGCGACGATCGCCCACGAGCACGCGACGCCGCTGGTCGTCGACAACACGTTCGCCTCCCCGGCGCTCTGTCGGCCGATCGAGCACGGCGCCGACGCCGTCTGGGAGTCCACCACGAAGTGGATCCACGGCTCGGGCACCACCGTCGGCGGCGTCGTGGTCGACGGCGGGACGTTCCCGTGGGACCACCCCGACGCCGACTACGACGAGCTCTCGGGGGTAAACCCCGCCTTCGGCGTCGACTTCGCGGAGCGCTTCGGCGAGGAGGCGCTGACCCACGCGCTCCGCCAGCGCGGGCTCCGACCGCTCGGCGCCCAGCAGACTCCCTTCGACGCGTGGGCGACGCTGCAGGGGCTGGAGACGCTCGACCTGCGGATGGACCGACACTGCGAGAACGCCGGGATCGTCGCCGAGCACCTCCAAGATCACCCCGACGTGGCGTGGGTTACCTACCCCGGGCTCGACGACCACCCGACTCACGACAACGCCGCGCGTTACCTCGAGGGGTTCGGCGGCATGGTCGCATTCGGGCTCGAAGACGGGTTCTCGGCGGGCAAGCAGTTCTGTGAGGAGGTGGAGCTAGCCAGCTTCGTCGCCAACGTCGGCGACGCGCGGACGCTGGTGATTCACCCCGCGAGCACCACCCACGCGCAGTTGAGCGAGGACGAACAGCGCGCCGCGGGCGTCTCCCCCGACCTGATCCGGCTCTCGGTGGGGCTGGAGGAGCCCGAGGACATCGTGGACGACATCGATGCCGCCATCGATCGATCGACATGA
- a CDS encoding TetR/AcrR family transcriptional regulator produces MSTGESTSDLTEGTYRALCKHGYADVTMEDIAAETDRSKSALHYHYDSKHDLLISFFEDLLESFTERLDAVEGDTAHDRLLDLIDTILLPPDDDAPDRGFQTAVLEMKAQGPYDEAFREHLQAHDRTLRDHVEAELAAGVESGEFRSDLDVEASADFLVTVFNGAQTRSVAVGRPIEETRETLRAHIDSMIVAGGGCQ; encoded by the coding sequence ATGAGTACGGGAGAGTCGACGAGCGATCTCACGGAAGGAACGTACCGCGCGCTCTGCAAGCACGGGTACGCCGACGTGACCATGGAGGATATCGCCGCGGAGACGGACAGGAGCAAATCCGCCCTTCACTACCACTACGACAGCAAGCACGACCTGCTGATCTCGTTTTTCGAGGATCTGCTGGAGAGCTTCACCGAGCGGCTCGACGCCGTCGAGGGGGACACCGCACACGACCGCCTGCTGGACCTGATCGACACGATCCTGCTCCCGCCGGACGACGACGCCCCCGACCGAGGGTTCCAGACGGCGGTACTGGAGATGAAGGCACAGGGCCCCTACGACGAGGCGTTCCGGGAGCACCTCCAAGCCCACGACCGGACGCTGCGCGACCACGTCGAGGCCGAACTCGCGGCGGGCGTCGAGAGCGGGGAGTTCCGGTCGGATCTCGACGTGGAGGCGTCGGCAGACTTCCTCGTGACCGTGTTCAACGGCGCCCAGACCCGTAGCGTCGCGGTCGGCCGACCGATCGAGGAGACGCGTGAGACGCTGCGGGCCCACATCGACTCGATGATCGTCGCCGGCGGGGGGTGCCAGTGA
- a CDS encoding TrmB family transcriptional regulator has translation MSTRDAVDALKRLGLSNYEARVFAALQRLGTGTAQEISDVSEVPRSQVYGAADDLLERGLVELVASSPKEYRPVSLETAREQLGQRLERERDRAFENLAELRTEGDDGDTGGTVATLRGRQPIDDRVGDLLRTATDRVVFVAPDARSIPAALAETLRERAREGVAVIVVTAEPDQRERFADSPVRVFVMDEDNPGDFAGRALMVDGDTVLLSATTDDAVGEEAMWTAESSIGRILAQFMQSGIDSGMERTDGL, from the coding sequence ATGAGTACACGAGACGCCGTCGACGCGCTGAAGCGACTCGGGCTGTCGAACTACGAGGCACGAGTGTTCGCGGCGCTGCAGCGCCTCGGGACGGGGACGGCACAGGAGATCAGCGACGTATCGGAGGTGCCCCGGTCGCAGGTGTACGGCGCCGCCGACGACCTGCTCGAACGCGGGCTGGTCGAACTGGTCGCGTCCTCGCCCAAGGAGTACCGACCGGTGAGCCTCGAAACCGCCCGAGAGCAGTTGGGACAGCGACTCGAACGTGAACGGGACCGGGCGTTCGAGAACCTGGCGGAGCTCCGGACCGAGGGCGACGACGGCGACACCGGCGGCACGGTCGCGACGCTGCGCGGCCGACAACCGATCGACGACCGCGTGGGTGACCTGCTCCGGACGGCGACCGACCGGGTGGTGTTCGTCGCGCCCGACGCCCGGTCGATCCCCGCCGCGCTGGCGGAGACGCTGCGGGAGCGCGCCCGCGAGGGGGTCGCCGTGATCGTCGTCACCGCCGAACCGGACCAGCGCGAGCGGTTCGCCGACAGCCCGGTCCGGGTGTTCGTGATGGACGAGGACAACCCCGGGGATTTCGCCGGCCGGGCGCTGATGGTCGACGGCGACACCGTGTTGCTGTCGGCGACGACAGACGATGCCGTGGGCGAGGAGGCGATGTGGACCGCCGAGAGCAGCATCGGCCGCATCCTCGCCCAGTTCATGCAGTCCGGGATCGACTCCGGGATGGAGCGCACCGACGGGCTCTGA
- a CDS encoding mandelate racemase/muconate lactonizing enzyme family protein, whose translation MSPNIRSFTLDLARPLSTADRTIDERRGFLVGMERSTDTGTVHGVGEATPLPGWTEEYEDCEAALRDPPQSWQHTDAVADGGQPSTPAARHGYRLAVLDAEARSNGTPLAALLADRGGFPGPSESVPVNATVGDGSVDETVAAARTAVDAGFDCLKLKVGARSLDTDLDRVAAVRDAVDATVRIDANGAWDCETATEAVDTFASIGVEYVEQPLPATELSGLAALRGRGVEVAVDESVQAVGIQAVLDAGAADVAVLKPMALGGPDAAVAAAGRLAAAGVDPVVTTTIDGAVARAGAVHVAAAISGDRACGLATGGMLASDLGTDPVPVVDGAIAVPDGPGNVGAAFDDRVWD comes from the coding sequence ATGAGCCCGAACATCCGGTCGTTCACGCTGGATCTCGCACGCCCGCTGTCGACCGCCGACAGAACCATCGACGAGCGTCGTGGGTTCCTCGTCGGCATGGAGCGATCGACAGACACGGGAACGGTTCACGGCGTCGGTGAGGCGACGCCGCTTCCGGGGTGGACCGAGGAATACGAGGACTGTGAGGCCGCACTCCGAGATCCGCCCCAGTCGTGGCAGCACACCGACGCCGTTGCGGACGGCGGCCAACCGTCGACGCCGGCTGCCCGTCACGGCTACCGGCTCGCCGTGCTGGACGCGGAAGCGCGATCGAACGGAACGCCGCTCGCAGCGCTACTCGCGGACCGCGGCGGGTTTCCCGGACCGAGCGAATCGGTGCCGGTAAACGCGACAGTGGGGGACGGGAGCGTCGACGAGACCGTCGCCGCCGCTCGGACCGCCGTCGACGCCGGGTTCGACTGTCTCAAGCTCAAAGTCGGGGCGCGATCGCTCGACACCGACCTCGATCGCGTGGCGGCGGTCCGTGATGCCGTCGACGCGACCGTTCGAATCGACGCGAACGGCGCGTGGGACTGTGAGACGGCTACGGAGGCCGTCGATACGTTCGCCTCGATCGGTGTCGAGTACGTCGAACAGCCCCTGCCCGCGACAGAGCTCTCGGGGCTAGCGGCGCTGCGCGGTCGCGGTGTCGAGGTCGCGGTCGACGAGTCGGTCCAGGCAGTCGGGATCCAGGCGGTGCTCGACGCCGGCGCGGCCGACGTGGCGGTGCTGAAGCCGATGGCGCTCGGCGGGCCGGACGCGGCGGTCGCCGCGGCTGGACGGCTGGCGGCCGCCGGCGTCGACCCCGTCGTGACCACGACGATCGACGGCGCCGTCGCTCGGGCCGGCGCGGTCCACGTCGCCGCCGCGATTTCGGGCGACCGCGCGTGCGGGCTCGCAACCGGCGGGATGCTCGCGTCGGATCTGGGCACGGATCCGGTCCCGGTCGTCGACGGGGCGATCGCCGTCCCCGACGGACCGGGGAACGTCGGGGCGGCGTTCGACGACCGCGTGTGGGACTGA
- the arcD gene encoding arginine/ornithine antiporter ArcD, with amino-acid sequence MSSANGSPTDSSPDVLPTLEQALVPTLGIVVFLGIGSGLLGMAPHAPLLWSVVLAALVGRYWIGVGYDDLADGVEHGLRMGLQAILILFTIYALIATWIAAGTIPGLMYYGLGILTPETFLPATALLAAVVAFSIGSSWTTAGTLGVAFTGIGSGLGIPIPMTAGAVLSGAYAGDKQSPLSDTTNLAAAVTDTELYDHILSMRLGTAIAFGLSVLLYAWLGLQAGGAIPTGRVAEIRGALAGTYDLGLLVFVPLLVTFALAIRGIPALASLVAGVFAGAGTTVLVQGTAFTDAWDVFLNGTAPETGVTLVNELLVSGGLAGSAWTISVVVLALSLGGLLDHLGVLSTLAAQLADLVMGQRSLVIGTGISAFAVNAFSAQQYMSIVVPGMTLRELFDEHDLDSSVLSRAVESAGTPTGALLPYHAGGVFMTSVFGLQGGTSLLILTEYAQYYFFAFLSPLVLVVLTIAGVGLDSVPPRGGVDAGSEPAVADD; translated from the coding sequence ATGAGCTCTGCGAATGGTTCGCCGACGGACAGCTCGCCCGACGTGTTGCCGACGCTGGAACAGGCGCTCGTACCGACGCTGGGGATCGTCGTCTTCCTCGGTATCGGCTCCGGGCTGCTGGGGATGGCACCCCACGCACCGCTGCTCTGGAGCGTCGTGCTCGCAGCGCTGGTCGGCCGGTACTGGATCGGCGTGGGGTACGACGACCTCGCCGACGGGGTCGAACACGGGCTGCGGATGGGGCTCCAGGCGATTCTGATCCTCTTCACGATCTACGCGCTGATCGCGACGTGGATCGCCGCCGGGACGATCCCGGGGCTGATGTACTACGGGCTGGGGATACTCACGCCCGAAACGTTCCTCCCCGCGACGGCGCTGCTGGCAGCGGTCGTTGCGTTCTCGATCGGCTCCTCGTGGACGACCGCGGGGACGCTGGGCGTCGCCTTTACCGGCATCGGTTCGGGGCTCGGCATCCCGATCCCGATGACGGCGGGAGCGGTGCTCTCTGGCGCGTACGCCGGTGACAAGCAGTCCCCGCTCTCGGACACGACCAACCTCGCGGCCGCGGTGACCGACACGGAGCTGTACGATCACATCCTCTCGATGCGGCTCGGCACCGCGATCGCGTTCGGGCTCTCGGTGCTGCTGTACGCTTGGCTGGGGCTCCAAGCCGGCGGCGCCATCCCGACGGGGCGGGTCGCCGAGATTCGCGGTGCGCTCGCGGGCACGTACGATCTCGGCTTGCTCGTCTTCGTCCCGCTGCTCGTCACGTTCGCGCTGGCGATCCGCGGGATTCCGGCGCTGGCCTCCCTCGTCGCCGGCGTGTTCGCCGGCGCCGGCACGACGGTGCTCGTGCAGGGCACCGCGTTCACCGACGCGTGGGACGTGTTCCTCAACGGGACCGCGCCGGAGACGGGCGTCACGCTGGTGAACGAACTGCTCGTGAGCGGCGGGCTCGCTGGCTCGGCGTGGACGATCTCGGTGGTCGTGCTCGCGCTCTCCCTCGGGGGACTGCTCGACCATCTGGGCGTGCTCTCGACACTCGCCGCACAGCTCGCGGATCTCGTCATGGGTCAGCGTAGCCTCGTCATCGGGACGGGCATCTCGGCGTTCGCCGTCAACGCGTTCTCCGCCCAGCAGTACATGAGCATCGTCGTCCCCGGGATGACGCTGCGGGAGCTGTTCGACGAGCACGACCTCGACAGCTCGGTGCTTTCGCGGGCGGTCGAGTCCGCCGGGACGCCGACGGGCGCGCTGCTTCCGTACCACGCCGGCGGCGTGTTCATGACCAGCGTGTTCGGCCTGCAGGGCGGGACCTCGCTGCTCATCCTCACCGAGTACGCGCAGTACTACTTCTTCGCGTTCCTCTCGCCGCTGGTGCTGGTGGTCCTGACGATTGCGGGTGTCGGCCTCGACTCCGTGCCGCCCCGCGGCGGCGTCGATGCGGGTAGCGAGCCCGCCGTTGCGGACGACTGA
- the metX gene encoding homoserine O-acetyltransferase MetX — protein MTGNTDLDPTPTHVADTRSVGAFEFERGGSVPDLELAYETYGEYDPDGGPNGEGNAVLVCHALTGSQHVASAPGGSGADGDGADGTETAGQARAWWDDVVGPERAIDTTAYFVVCVNVPGSCYGSTGPASPHPDGGVWGSSFPAVTVGDWTRAQRRLLDELDVERLHAVVGGSVGGMNVLDWVRRFPDDLDRAIPVAAAPRLDQQLLGLNATARRAIRGDPAWHDGEYAAAGSHPDRGLALARQLGHLSYLSKASMDRKFDRGESEYDAESPFPADPAAESFPEREVESYLDHNAARFVERFDANSYLYLTRAMDDFDLAAGHGSDADALAAFGGEALVLSFTGDWHFPAEAGGALADAFAATDTPVAHHVVDSDHGHDAFLVEPERVGPPIRSFLRDGVDGDAVDDADRDDAGDDGDADTANPRLATPGTPCSGFMG, from the coding sequence ATGACGGGGAACACCGACCTCGATCCGACGCCGACACACGTCGCCGACACGCGCTCTGTGGGGGCCTTCGAGTTCGAGCGCGGCGGCTCGGTTCCCGACCTCGAACTGGCGTACGAAACCTACGGCGAGTACGACCCCGACGGCGGCCCGAACGGCGAGGGGAACGCGGTGCTCGTCTGTCACGCGCTCACCGGGAGCCAGCACGTCGCCAGCGCGCCGGGCGGGAGCGGCGCTGATGGCGACGGCGCCGATGGAACGGAGACGGCCGGGCAGGCCCGTGCGTGGTGGGACGACGTCGTCGGTCCCGAGCGAGCCATCGACACGACGGCGTACTTCGTCGTCTGCGTGAACGTCCCGGGCTCCTGCTACGGCTCGACGGGGCCCGCGAGCCCCCACCCCGACGGGGGTGTCTGGGGCAGTTCGTTCCCGGCGGTCACCGTCGGCGACTGGACCCGCGCCCAGCGTCGACTGCTGGACGAACTGGACGTCGAGCGCCTCCACGCCGTCGTCGGCGGCAGCGTCGGCGGGATGAACGTCCTCGACTGGGTGCGGCGGTTCCCCGACGACCTCGACCGAGCGATCCCCGTCGCGGCCGCCCCGCGGCTCGACCAACAGCTGCTGGGGCTCAACGCCACCGCGCGGCGGGCGATCCGCGGGGATCCGGCGTGGCACGACGGCGAGTACGCTGCCGCGGGGAGCCACCCCGACCGGGGGCTCGCGCTGGCGCGCCAGCTCGGCCACCTCAGCTACCTCTCGAAGGCGTCGATGGACCGCAAGTTCGACCGTGGCGAGAGCGAGTACGACGCGGAGTCGCCGTTCCCGGCCGACCCCGCGGCCGAGTCGTTCCCCGAACGGGAGGTGGAGTCCTACCTCGACCACAACGCCGCGCGGTTCGTCGAGCGCTTCGACGCCAACAGCTACCTCTACCTGACCCGCGCGATGGACGACTTCGACCTCGCGGCGGGACACGGCTCCGACGCCGACGCGCTCGCGGCGTTCGGCGGCGAGGCGCTGGTGCTCTCGTTTACGGGCGACTGGCACTTCCCGGCCGAGGCCGGCGGCGCGCTCGCGGACGCCTTCGCGGCGACGGACACTCCCGTCGCCCACCACGTCGTCGACTCCGACCACGGCCACGACGCCTTCCTCGTCGAACCCGAGCGGGTGGGGCCGCCGATCCGCTCGTTCCTCCGGGACGGCGTGGACGGTGATGCCGTCGACGACGCGGACCGTGACGACGCCGGCGACGACGGCGACGCCGACACGGCGAACCCTCGCCTGGCGACGCCCGGAACACCGTGCTCCGGGTTTATGGGCTGA
- a CDS encoding 1,4-dihydroxy-2-naphthoate polyprenyltransferase: MSSNAEPSRAKAWVMAARPQTMPAAISPVLVGVGVAVHEGLFAPIPAAAALLGAILIQIGTNFANDYYDAIQGADTEDREGFTRVTAGGLIEPAAVKRAMWLTFAAAILVGSYLVWIGGVPILVIGLLSVASGIAYTGGPYPLGYHGLGDLFVFVFFGLVAVTGTVYVQAAAAVAGVPMGLPEGTVPSLALLASLPMAGLTTNVLVVNNVRDKEEDSRTGKRTLAVRFGYGVCRVEYVAMLALAYAVPVFLFVEGFGPAVLLPLLSIPLAAVVGRTVLTRTDGEALNPALERTGQLLALYAALFTTGLILG; this comes from the coding sequence ATGAGTTCGAACGCGGAGCCGTCGCGGGCGAAAGCGTGGGTGATGGCCGCCCGCCCCCAGACGATGCCGGCGGCGATCTCCCCGGTGCTCGTCGGCGTCGGCGTCGCCGTCCACGAGGGGTTGTTCGCGCCGATCCCGGCCGCCGCAGCGCTTTTGGGCGCGATCCTGATCCAGATCGGCACCAACTTCGCGAACGACTACTACGACGCGATCCAAGGCGCCGACACGGAGGACCGCGAGGGGTTCACCCGCGTGACCGCGGGCGGGCTGATCGAACCCGCCGCGGTCAAGCGGGCGATGTGGCTCACCTTCGCCGCCGCGATCTTAGTCGGCAGCTACCTCGTCTGGATCGGCGGCGTCCCGATCCTCGTGATCGGCCTGCTCTCGGTCGCCTCCGGGATCGCCTACACCGGGGGGCCGTACCCCTTGGGCTACCACGGGCTCGGCGACCTGTTCGTGTTCGTCTTCTTCGGCCTCGTCGCCGTCACCGGGACCGTCTACGTGCAGGCCGCCGCGGCCGTCGCCGGGGTTCCGATGGGCCTCCCCGAGGGAACGGTGCCGTCGCTCGCACTGCTGGCTAGCCTCCCGATGGCGGGGCTCACGACGAACGTCCTCGTGGTGAACAACGTCCGGGACAAGGAAGAGGACAGCAGAACCGGAAAACGAACGCTCGCCGTTCGTTTCGGCTACGGCGTCTGCCGGGTCGAGTACGTCGCGATGCTCGCACTCGCGTACGCGGTCCCGGTGTTCCTGTTCGTCGAGGGGTTCGGTCCGGCTGTCCTACTCCCCCTCCTGTCGATCCCGCTGGCGGCGGTCGTGGGACGAACCGTCCTGACGCGAACCGACGGCGAGGCGCTCAACCCCGCCTTGGAGCGAACCGGGCAGCTGCTCGCGCTGTACGCGGCGCTGTTCACCACCGGACTGATCCTCGGATGA
- a CDS encoding 1,4-dihydroxy-2-naphthoyl-CoA synthase, producing the protein MVSELFDPERWEQVDGAGEFNDITYHRGVDFPAVRIAFDRPDVRNAFRPGTVDELHAALDHARKQADIGAVLLTGNGPSEKDGGWAFCAGGDQSVRGGSGYEYRGDDEAAEDESESVKQAKAGRLHILEVQRLIRFMPKPVVAVVPGWAVGGGHSLHVVCDLTLASEEHAKFLQTDPDVASFDGGFGSAYLARQIGQKKAREVFFLGKTYSAEEAVDMGMANEAVPHDELEETAIEWAETMTSKSPTAMRMLKYAFNMADDGMVGQQVFAGEATRLGYMTDEAKEGRDAFLEGREPDFSGYPWHY; encoded by the coding sequence ATGGTCTCAGAGCTGTTCGACCCCGAGCGCTGGGAGCAGGTCGACGGCGCCGGCGAGTTCAACGACATCACCTACCACCGCGGCGTGGATTTCCCGGCGGTCCGGATCGCGTTCGACCGTCCCGACGTGCGGAACGCGTTCCGGCCCGGCACAGTGGACGAACTCCACGCCGCGCTCGACCACGCGCGCAAGCAGGCCGACATCGGCGCCGTCCTCCTGACGGGCAACGGCCCCTCCGAGAAGGACGGCGGCTGGGCGTTCTGTGCCGGCGGCGACCAGTCGGTCCGCGGCGGCTCGGGCTACGAGTACCGCGGCGACGACGAGGCCGCCGAGGACGAGTCCGAGTCCGTCAAACAGGCCAAAGCTGGCCGGCTCCACATCCTCGAAGTGCAGCGACTCATTCGGTTCATGCCCAAGCCCGTCGTCGCCGTCGTCCCGGGGTGGGCGGTCGGCGGCGGCCACTCGCTGCACGTGGTCTGTGATCTCACCCTCGCGAGCGAGGAGCACGCGAAGTTCCTCCAGACCGACCCCGACGTGGCCTCCTTCGACGGCGGCTTCGGCTCGGCGTACCTCGCCCGCCAGATCGGCCAGAAGAAGGCTCGTGAAGTGTTCTTCCTCGGGAAGACCTACTCCGCAGAGGAGGCCGTCGACATGGGGATGGCCAACGAGGCCGTTCCACACGACGAGCTGGAGGAGACGGCGATCGAGTGGGCCGAGACGATGACGAGCAAGAGCCCGACGGCGATGCGGATGTTGAAGTACGCGTTCAACATGGCCGACGACGGGATGGTGGGCCAGCAGGTCTTCGCGGGCGAAGCGACGCGGCTCGGGTACATGACCGACGAGGCCAAGGAGGGCCGGGACGCGTTCCTCGAAGGTCGGGAGCCCGACTTCTCGGGCTACCCCTGGCACTACTGA